One Papaver somniferum cultivar HN1 unplaced genomic scaffold, ASM357369v1 unplaced-scaffold_35, whole genome shotgun sequence DNA window includes the following coding sequences:
- the LOC113342162 gene encoding transmembrane protein 53-like produces the protein MEASVRLLNSSNLLSNRHLTHSILHRNSLKPLLRTPSFSFPRQNPRYPISARIRSSSFSVPFQHSFNSWNSNPLGFFLSSLSPFQGSFSSNNHFSSGGISDLEKDFLIWDSTSNGVTRKWESGVLKDQNSACTVVLLGWLGAEHKHLKRYVELYTSKGIRAVTFVVTVKELLGFDLGKRVEKRVSALAEELVSWLADNEKDGKERNLIFHTFSNTGWLAYGAILEHLQSSGNFLRSIKGCVVDSGAAPELDPKVWAAGFSAALLKKRGSSILPSEGFIREANGSTPDKSISNLEEDEPLFIEAMLLAVLEKFFSFILKLPEVNLKLTKIISLLSADQPTCPQLYLYSTADRVIPFQSVESFIKFQKGMGRDVGAYNFESSPHVDHLRSFPHIYSEVVHKFLKGFVAMVGHPEA, from the exons ATGGAAGCATCAGTGAGACTGTTGAATTCCTCCAATCTTCTATCAAATCGCCATCTCACACATTCAATTCTCCACAGGAATTCACTTAAACCTCTCCTAAGGACCCCTTCATTCTCATTTCCTCGTCAAAACCCTAGATATCCAATCTCAGCTCGAATTAGATCATCATCTTTTTCTGTTCCTTTTCAACATTCATTCAATTCATGGAATTCGAACCCCCTAGGGTTCTTTCTCTCCTCACTTTCTCCATTTCAAGGCTCTTTTAGTTCTAACAATCATTTTAGCAGTGGAGGTATTTCTGATTTGGAAAaggattttctgatttgggattcaacTTCAAATGGGGTTACTAGGAAATGGGAATCAGGGGTTTTGAAAGATCAAAATTCTGCCTGTACCGTTGTATTGTTAGGTTGGCTAGGTGCTGAACATAAACATTTGAAAAGATATGTAGAGTTGTATACATCAAAAGGAATTCGTGCTGTGACATTTGTTGTTACGGTGAAAGAATTGTTAGGGTTTGATTTGGGGAAGAGAGTTGAGAAGAGGGTTTCTGCATTAGCTGAGGAATTAGTTTCTTGGTTAGCAGATAACGAGAAAGATGGGAAGGAGAGGAATTTGATATTTCATACTTTCAGTAATACTGGTTGGTTAGC CTATGGAGCTATTCTTGAACACTTGCAGTCCAGTGGAAACTTCCTTCGGTCGATTAAAGGATGTGTGGTTGATTCAGGAGCAGCTCCAGAACTAGACCCAAAG GTCTGGGCAGCAGGATTCTCTGCTGCACTGCTGAAGAAGCGAGGATCCTCAATTCTTCCTTCAGAGGGGTTTATAAGAGAAGCTAATGGATCCACACCTGACAAAAGCATTTCGAATTTGGAAGAGGATGAGCCCTTGTTTATTGAAGCCATGCTTCTGGCAGTCTTAGAGAAATTCTTCTCCTTCATCTTGAAGTTGCCTGAAGTAAATCT AAAGTTAACCAAGATCATCTCCCTTCTCTCAGCCGACCAGCCTACTTGTCCTCAACTTTATCTCTACAGCACAGCTGACCGTGTTATTCCATTTCAGTCAGTAGAGTCGTTTATCAAGTTTCAGAAAGGGATGGGCAGAGATGTGGGGGCCTATAACTTTGAATCGTCCCCACATGTTGATCACTTAAGAAGCTTCCCCCATATATATTCAGAAGtagttcacaaatttttgaaaggGTTTGTCGCCATGGTTGGCCATCCTGAAGCCTAA